The Panicum virgatum strain AP13 chromosome 6K, P.virgatum_v5, whole genome shotgun sequence nucleotide sequence aggccaagaCTGTCTCACccgtacacgggggcccgtcgccTTATGAGTTAGGCCGGGCTCCATAGTGCTTTGGACATGAGGCAGGCGATGAGGCTTTTTtaacctcagcctgaaattcgctcccacgaggagtcgaacccaggacctgaggagtgccGCTGGGTTCCTCTAACCAACTCAGCTAGAGGcactttggcaaaaaaaaaaaaaagaggatttAGAAAGATTTACTTGCTGACCGGAAGCATCGCAGTATTTTGGAGGTGCTAGTTATGCATGGGCCGGAAGTCACGATTTTGGGCCTAATAGAGCGCCATGACTATATCTGAAAGGAACTAGGTCCATATCGGCCCACCCCTAAACtaaatatcaaaaaaaaaaaaaactcgcagTGCCCTCCCTgcttcctcccctcccctcgccgccgctcatGGATTCCTCTCAGGATCCTGAGTACAGCCTCCTCCTGTCTCAGCCTGattgcctcctcctcgccgtggACGCCTGTCTCGGCCAGCATAGGAACTTCACCACCGCCAGCGCCACCACCAGCAACCACGACAAGATCGAGGTGTCCTTGTGCCCTGCGAGGCCACCGCTCCCCTCCAGGATCTACGTGCACTGCCCGGACCTAACCTTCGCTGATCCCGGCGTCATCCGCATGGTGGAGGATCTCTTTCTCCTCCGTGTCGCCGTTGGTTCTCCGCGCGATGCAGCCTCCTCGCTGGACGACTCCGACTATTTCGTCTACCGGGCCGGCAACGGAAGGCAGCCGACGCTTCAGCGGCTCCTGCGCCCGCATCCCTTCttccacgacgacgacgtcggTCTCCTTAGCCGCCGCGGCGGCAACTACACCGTCGCCGTGTTGCAGGAGCACTTCCAGGGCTCGCCGCTCTACGACCTCCACATCCTCCACAGTGAGAACCCGACGGAGTGGATCCACCATTGGGAGGTGTCGGTGACCGAGCCACAGCTCAGGCCCCCGCTGGTGATCCCCAAGAAATGCGGTCGCCTCCTGTACTACGAGCCGAGCACCGTCATCTCTATAGGAGGTGAAGCCGGCACCATCGGATGGGTCGATCTCTGGCACGGCATCCTTCTCTGCGATGTGCTCCGCGACGAGCCCACGCTCCGTGCTGTGCCTGTGCCTGTGCCGCTGGACTTGGTGAGCTGCGACAATGGCCTGGGCACTGAACTGGGCAGTCCAATCCCCTTTCGGGGCATTGCCTTCGTcaagggaggaggcgcaggtgGAGATGGTGACTGCCTCAAGCTTGTTCATTTGGTACCTAAGGCCACCTTGGTCCCGGGAGGAGGGCCTCTCTCATTCCAAATGGACGACTGGATCATCATCACTTATACCAACACTGCCATGACAAGCCACTGGAAGGATTGACGCAAGGATTGCTGGATCCAAGCTTCTGACATCACAATCGACACCCACACCAAGTCAGAGTTGCTGAAATCTGGACTGCTTGGTTCTGCATCAGACCAAGCCTTGCACAACCTATTGGTGTCCCACCCTGCTCCACACATCTCTGCTGCTGATCATCATCAAGGTATTGTTTACCTGATGGCCAGGAAAAAATACCAGGCCCACGATCCCGAGGGGTGGATGCTTGCTCTTGACACCAGGAACAAGACACTGCTAGGCGCAGCTGAGTTTGCCGTTGAATGGCAGCCATGTGCATCTCACATGTATTGCCCTACTGGCATTGCCAAGTATATCAAACCGAGCATAGGTATGCCATTATTTTAGAGCATCTGTCCCTACTAAAGGAAATGCAATGTTCTGTGGTTTCAATTGATCACTTTCTAACTGCCAAGTATAATGGAGTAGTTAATCGGAACAATTAAATTGATCTCTGATCTACATTCTGCTATTTTGTATTCTACTGTGACAATTTTCCACATTTGGTGGCTGAGTACCTGCTTCATTAATAGTTTTCTAACAAAAATGGCTACCGTAGCGGTCAAATAGTAGTGTATTATTTTTTAGCGATCTTATGACTGCTTTTGTGGAGGAAGATTTGCAAGCCTTGGATCATTGTGTTTTCTAGTTCGTGGGGTGTTGCACTGAGGAATGTGAAAAAACAAGATAAGCATAAATATTGTGGCTTCTGCCATCGAACAGATGACATTCAATCATGGTTTTGTCAATCAGCTGCATTTGGAGGATTATTCTATCATATGCACTGCTGTTATTATCCATTATAATTGCTTTGGTTTTACCTGGTTAACTCTTTCTATCGCGGATGGTCATGTGAACCTATGTATCACCGATACACGATACGGGTACGGCGATACGTGAGTTTAAAAAACGACATAGTGATAGTATAGAGAGTATCGGAGTATCGGATACGCAAGTATCGGATATGGGTACGGCTGGGTTAGTGAAGTATCGGTGATTCATAGATGTGAACTGCTTGAAATACATGGCTCTAAGGCACTACTTTGTTTTCCATACTTGCTGATAATATGACTAGGTGCATGGTAAATTCAGGATGATTCAGCCTATCCTCAGGTGGATCAATGTTGGAATATAGgaagttttctttttctttgtacCTAGTTGAGTTTTAATAGCTAATAATGCAAAAAGTATACAGATAAGCATAAACGATGCAGTCTTGTGCACATGTGCTTATGTTGTTTTCCCTGGATGTTTTTACAGGCGATAAGCGAAGGATGCTAAGAGGGCTTAAATTCTGAAAATAAAGATGTAACATTGCAGCCGGCATCTTTCAGCCACCCAACAGTTTCATATAGTCTCAGCAAACAACGTGCAGTAGCAGCGGCAGCCGAGGCTGTAACAAGGAGCCGAACAGGAGAGTTTATGTGTCTCTCTTGCTTGAGTTATTCAGTAATCCTGGTCGTCATCGTGCTTGGGAACCTATTCTACTTGTTACTGCCTACTAGAGATCGTCGTCCTGTATCTTGTGTCACCCTGAAGTGGCTAAAATGTTCTTGGAACATAGATGGTTTGCTAGTGCTGCCACGAATCTCATAATCTTATAGTAGAGCCTAGTAAGATGAGCATCGTACATGATGATCTCTACTCTACTACCTCCGGGCAAATGCAATATATacttgagaaaagaaaagattgtTCTAACCTCTCTTCTCCGTTCAAATCCATCAACAAGTTTGCATAAACAGTGAATGAATTTATGACAATATGAATTTGTATGGGCTGCACTGCTTGCAGTTACACTTGACCGGCTAGATGGGCCCATAATTAGACATAGCCCATGGCCCACAGCCCACTGCACTTCACCTCTCCTACCTCTGGCTAGAATCCACCGCGCCCGTCTCCTCGGCTCCTCACTTCCcaacccaccgccgccgcgcccgtctCCTCGGctcccaagccgccgccgccgccgcccttccctaCTAGTTGATCTCTGCGTCAACCGTCAGCCGCTACCGATGGCGACAGAGATGCCGCagccggagaagaagaaggcgcCACTCCCCAAGGTGGTCACGCTCAACAAGGCCCTCAAGCTGGTGAGCTCCGCCTATCCGGCTCCTCGattccttctccttttccttccttCTGGGGCGTGGTTGCCTCCTTCAGTGGCGCCTGCCTGCGCGGCCGGCTGAGCTCTCCCGCCCGCTTGCAGCGGTGGAGAGGTAGAGCAGATCGATTGGGCAGGAGCTCCTGCTAGCATCTTGCGATGGAGAGCAAACGACAGAGGGAGGATGCGTGCTGCCGTGCTGGGGAAGAAGCTGCTGGCGGCGATTGGAGAAGCAAAGCAGATCGATCGGGCACCTCTAATTTGATGCGTGAAGAGCAGACAAGGTAAATTGGGGGGAAGAGAATTCGAGAGATGGTGCAAGCTGGTTGTTTGACAAAAATATCAACCATGTCAACTGACAAGTTCAGAGTCAAGCAGATGTAGCTGGGGTTCTTCTCCCAATCCATCGAGAATgcctcaccgccggcggccCAGATCAGCGGTTGTCGGAGGAGGTATGCTCACCACAACATAGATTAGGTGACTGCACTGAATCAAGGCAGACAACCAAACAAGATCTAAGAAAATCGTACAGACTTAGTACAAGCAACCAAACACGAGTGTATTGCATTGAGCAAGCCTGGTTAGAACTGGGCAGGCTTAGGATGGTAACCAGGCTAGCTTTTGCTCAACAACCAAACACGCTCCATACTGCATTAAGAGGTCTGCACGGTCAATAATACTTCATTGGTTCCCATTTAGTCATAGTTGTGGGTGCTGTTTAATCAAATGCTTTCAACTCCCTACTTACCCATGCCATAAATCATTGTCAGGCTCAGACATGGGTGGACAAAATGACTGCTTCGGAGCCAGATGAACCCCATGCAATGTTTTTGAGGCGTTGCGGCGATGCGCGGCGCCCGACCCCCTTCACAACGCCAAGGCGTTTATggcggacgcctaggcgacaccATACACACATTCTAGGCGCCATATGATCATCTTAATATATAATGCTACTAAAATTCAGAAGCATATCACACCTTAATATTGCCAAGTCTTAGCATGTAATACCATAATAAATAATGCCACCAGAGTGCTAGTGCACAACATAAAGTAGCAAATCTGAAATCTCTCATCACTCAATAGCAACAATTAGTCTCTAATAACATAATATAACTTAATGAGGGAAGGAAGAGGGAAAGAAATAGAGGAAGAGAAGGGaagcagaggaagaggagggaaaGCAGACAGCAGAGTACACGCCTCAAACATTTGggagaacagaggaggcgggagggagaacagaggaggcgggAGGCACACCAGGCGGAAGGGGATGTGCCCGACGGCCGATGGGGGCGCAGACTCGAGGCAGAGCAGGTGCTGCACGGCCTGCTCCGCGGCATGGGCGGCCGGCTGGTGGACTCGAGCAGAGGAGCAGCCAAGCCGCAAGCAGAGCTAGAGGTTCGCCCGCCGCCTGCTATCTTCCTCTCCCCTCGCCCGCACTCACGGTAAATGCCTCGCGCGGTCGATTTCCTGTGCGAGGAGCGTGTCTGGGCAGACGCGCGCTCGATTTCCCGCGCCTATTGCTTTTCGCGCGAGGCAGCGGTCCGGTCCTTTTGGCGCCCTTGCCCCACGATTCACTCGGCGTCTGCCCAACTCCTATCTACGCCTACACGACGCCTAATTCGGTTAGGCGGACGCCATACATGCTCAAGTCTAGTATGTGATTTCTGAATGTAAAGGGGTAGCTGTGCTGCTATTGTTAATTGCCAATTCAGAAATTGACATATTGTCTGCTCAAAGCTAAATACACTGCGATACTCGTTCGATTATTTCCCCATCGATTCAAACGTCATGTCTTGTCTTAGATTTTCATCTACTCAAGTTGGTTCTCCACAATAAAATTCAGTGCGATCATTTCTCAAGAACAATATTTTTAAGCTTACACGCATCATTTGATATCATAATGTCTCCACCTTTAGATAAATTGTGGTAAATGACTTTACTCTTCTTTTCTGGCATGGAAATATCTCGTATGCATCTATTTCACTATTTAGTGCCAGGGCATCCCATACATACAGAAACAAATGATGGATGGGTCCGTAGCTTCACATTTCTGGATTACATGCGGAAAATGGCATTTCTGTGACTTCCAATGCAATTTCCTTACCAAACAATTTGATTCAAACAAAGCAAATTTAGTGAACAAAAAGACTTTGATATTTATGACTGTTGGGGCCCTCCCTAAAAATAGGAAAGGCACCCTCCAAAAATAGGCGAGGCACCCTCCAAAAATAGGCGTATGCTGCTATTTGCCGCGCGCACACGGTATTCTTTAGTAAAAGGCGAAAGAATAGTTCGCTCTGTGCGCACCGCGCAGCTGCGTGCTTTCCAATGGGTCGCCCTGCCTGCCGTCTTATCCACGCAGCGGGGTCTCTCCCGCTCCCACCCACCCGAGGTGGGACTAATCATCTGCCGCTTCAGCCCCTTGCGGCTTCACCAGGTGGCTGGGCTCGCCATCCATTGATGGGCCTCTTTTGCGTCAGCCCAAGCGGCCGCGGGGCCCACCTTCGTCGAGTCGGCCGCTGACATAATACAGTTGGGGGAAGGGGAGGGCAGGACAAGTCTTCTTCGCCTCTTCCGGCATCTCACACCCTCGCCCCGACCGCCGGGCCGTCGTCGCCCATCTCGACGCCGGCAActgcatggccgccgccgcttcgcctCCGGTTCCGTTAGAATCCGAGGCCTCCTCTCTCCGGGGCCTCCTTCCCAGGTTCCTTCCTCGCCTTCCCCCCCCcgtctctctctatctctctttctctcccttaCCCAAGTTACTGTTCGGTTGCTTTTCTTCCTCTCTTGCCGAAATTGGAGGCGCGGAGGCACGATTCTAGACGCCCTTTTATCCTAGATTCTTACCAGATACAAAAAAAGTCTGTGCTTTTCTAGTTTACCGCGTTAGGAGTTTCATTTTCTCCCCCACCCACTGCGACAGACCGCCGCGACGCCCTTGCTATGTGCATCGAGCCAAGCATGGATTTCCTCCTCCGGCTTCTCATGTGTTTCAAATTTGCTTTCTTTGCCATCCTGCAGGCCCCACGTCGCAATCTCATGGGACTCCCAAGGTACATATCTATGTCTGCTTATCTGCGGCCTGCACTTGTGTTGCTGCCCTACCTGAAGCATACTGCTCCCCACTGACCTGCTGTACGTATGGAGTAGTTAGGGTAGAGTATATCTGAGAAGCTGGAATGTGGAGGTGTTAATGCCACGGGAAATTGTTACATGGACCTGTGCCGTTTCCTGTGTGGTCTGAAAAAGAACCCTTCCTCCTTTCACTACACTTCATTCCTCGTGTAACTTAGGAAGCTTAGATTTTGTCCGGTACTTGTCGTGCTATCTCGTTTCCTGATTGGATGGCCGCTGTGTTACCTGGACACCCGTGTCTTAATTTTTTTGCCGAGTCGGATACCCCGCACCCGTGTCGGATTCGAAGTGTTATTTGCCGTGTCCCCAAAAATTCTAACGAATCGGACACCCGCACCCGAGTCGGACACCGACACCCGCACCCGTGTCCATGTAACACTGGATGGCCGAATACAGCCAAACACCTTGTTCTGCCAGTTGCATCAGGAAAGTGGATCTGGTTGCATAAATATGTACCTCCTTACCTTACGTTTAGGAGGATCTTTCATTTAGTGGCCACTAGTTTAGTATCACCTTAGTTGCTTTCAATATTACAACTTACAAGTGTATGTAGCTCTTtccttttttgaaagaaaagcGTCATCTCTCTTGAGCATGCAAAATGCCAATAAGTTTGTAACGTTATTTCTTACCTTAGTTACCACCTAGAATTCGGCCAGCATACGCAATTCATGATCTTCAACTTCCAAGCACGTTGTAAATAATGTTATCTGATCTGAATTTTGTATTACATGCAGCACTATGCAGCCATGCAGAAAAAAGCGAGATGGAATCCAAGGCATGCGTTATCGATCCTGCTCTGCTTCCATCTCTAGAGGGTTTACTTCAGGAAACGTATGCATCATTGCAACCAAAGCCAGTTGACTACGAGAATCGACAGGTTATGATCAATGTCTTCAACAGAATAGCGGAACAGATTTTTGGTAAGAAATCTTCCGTGTGAAATCTTGGGATCAAGGGTTGGTATTCTCGTAATGTGATTTTGTGATCATTGCTAATGATTGTGCGTGATGTTTATTTAAAATGTGAAATTGTATAGATATATACACAGCTTAATATTAGCCATTTGGCCTACCCAAACTTGCTTGGGACTAAaggtttttcttcttctctttgttgtATATACATCATGAAAATACCACACTCTTTTTAATGGTTGTGGAACACCTATTAACTTATTCTCTTGTAAACCATAGGTGCATGTACAATCAGCCATGCTATTGAATCATGCACAAGTGTTTCGCCGTACACATCTTTTATGGATATCTTATGAGCTTGGTGCCTTAGAAAATGTTTATGCTCCAATTAGTAGaagaaacatacaaaaaaaaattctacatgaTAGAGAATCAAGAAAAAAGAAGTCCAGCATGTGTTCCGCACTTCTGCCAAATTGCATATCTACCACTTCTATTAGGAAGTCTTTGTTTTCCATCTGCACATTTTGAATTTGCATGATGGTGTGGCGTGCTGTTGGTTGGTGCTTCTTTTCAGGTAAAAAGAATGGGCTTCCAGTTGCAGAAGCATTTGGATCATTCACAATGGATCTATTTACTCCTGAAAGTGACCTTGACCTCTCGATCAACTTTAATACTGATACCAAGGATCAGTATCCTCGCAAGGACAAGATTAATGCTATTAGGAAGCTTACAAAAATCCTATATTCTCATCAGAGTAATTATTGTTCTTAGCAGATTTCTCTCACATCTTTCCTAGCATTTTGTTGCCCCTTCATCTTAAAATGTACACTAGATTTGTTATATATGCATTCTTTATCTGTTATTTGAATTGATTGAGCCATCAAGGATTGGAACTAATAGAATACAGACCCAGCAACTTCATTATTATGTGCAAAGTAATGTTG carries:
- the LOC120713104 gene encoding uncharacterized protein LOC120713104; amino-acid sequence: MDSSQDPEYSLLLSQPDCLLLAVDACLGQHRNFTTASATTSNHDKIEVSLCPARPPLPSRIYVHCPDLTFADPGVIRMVEDLFLLRVAVGSPRDAASSLDDSDYFVYRAGNGRQPTLQRLLRPHPFFHDDDVGLLSRRGGNYTVAVLQEHFQGSPLYDLHILHSENPTEWIHHWEVSVTEPQLRPPLVIPKKCGRLLYYEPSTVISIGGEAGTIGWVDLWHGILLCDVLRDEPTLRAVPVPVPLDLVSCDNGLGTELGSPIPFRGIAFVKGGGAGGDGDCLKLVHLVPKATLVPGGGPLSFQMDDWIIITYTNTAMTSHWKD